From a single Granulicella aggregans genomic region:
- a CDS encoding carboxylesterase/lipase family protein produces MSLFPSTRLQQFLLTATLAALVSSAGIAQAQSGSSLEVETKLGKVAGKQEGDVRTFLGIPFAAPPVGPLRWREPMPAASWKGVRQATSFGPHCMQAPFFEDMIFRDPGPSEDCLTLNVWTPAKNKAAKLPVMVWIYGGGYQGGSTSEARQDGKVLAENGVIVVTMNYRLGIFGFFTHPALTAESPNKASGNYGLLDQTAALRWVKENIAAFGGDPSNVTLFGESAGSFAVSSHMASPVDKGLFQKAIGESGGAFSKSTLGMRSRIDAEVKDAEFASKVYHADTLEQLRAIPAQELLDRATKPAASKELVRFSPVIDGYLLPESVPAIFAAGKQNDLPLLAGWNHDEGGVLSKSTVESFQASVNKQFGDDAPKVLAAYTAASDAEAIRAASDLTADSFIAYSTWKWLEAQATTGKQPIYRFRFDEVVPADPFHTAGDSAYHSGEIAYVFGSQHLLTDFKWTPEDQALSKQMQQYWSNFAKTGDPNGAGLPTWPKYNAATGWQVMHLGAQPVAEKDDHRNRDLVLDSIWGK; encoded by the coding sequence ATGAGCCTGTTCCCTTCCACCCGTCTTCAGCAGTTCCTGCTGACCGCTACGCTCGCCGCACTCGTCTCTTCTGCCGGCATCGCCCAGGCCCAATCCGGCAGTTCGCTTGAAGTCGAGACCAAGCTCGGCAAGGTCGCAGGCAAGCAGGAGGGCGATGTCCGCACCTTCCTCGGCATCCCGTTCGCCGCCCCTCCCGTCGGTCCGCTGCGCTGGCGGGAGCCCATGCCCGCCGCGAGCTGGAAAGGCGTGCGCCAGGCAACCAGCTTCGGCCCGCACTGCATGCAGGCTCCGTTCTTCGAGGACATGATCTTCCGCGACCCCGGCCCCAGCGAGGACTGCCTGACCCTGAACGTCTGGACCCCGGCGAAGAACAAAGCGGCGAAGCTGCCCGTGATGGTCTGGATCTACGGCGGCGGCTACCAGGGCGGAAGCACCTCCGAGGCACGCCAGGATGGTAAGGTGCTCGCGGAGAACGGCGTCATCGTGGTCACGATGAACTACCGCCTCGGCATCTTCGGCTTCTTCACCCACCCGGCTCTAACGGCTGAGTCGCCCAACAAAGCCTCGGGCAACTACGGCCTGCTCGACCAGACGGCTGCCCTGCGCTGGGTCAAAGAGAACATTGCCGCGTTCGGCGGTGATCCCTCGAACGTGACCCTCTTCGGCGAGAGCGCCGGATCCTTCGCGGTCAGCTCGCACATGGCGTCGCCCGTGGATAAAGGTCTATTCCAAAAAGCCATCGGCGAGAGCGGCGGTGCCTTCTCGAAGAGCACGCTGGGGATGAGGTCGCGGATCGATGCCGAGGTGAAGGACGCGGAGTTCGCAAGCAAGGTCTACCACGCCGACACCCTGGAGCAGCTTCGCGCCATCCCCGCGCAGGAGCTCCTGGACCGGGCAACCAAGCCGGCCGCCAGCAAAGAACTCGTCCGCTTCTCGCCCGTAATCGACGGCTACCTTCTTCCGGAGAGCGTTCCCGCCATCTTTGCCGCGGGCAAGCAGAACGATCTTCCCCTGCTGGCCGGCTGGAACCACGATGAGGGCGGGGTGCTGAGCAAGTCCACCGTAGAGAGCTTCCAGGCGTCGGTCAACAAGCAGTTTGGGGACGATGCACCGAAGGTCCTCGCCGCATATACCGCCGCCTCTGACGCCGAAGCCATCCGCGCTGCCTCGGACCTGACCGCGGACAGCTTCATCGCCTACTCCACCTGGAAGTGGTTAGAAGCCCAGGCGACGACGGGCAAGCAGCCCATCTATCGCTTCCGCTTCGACGAGGTCGTCCCAGCCGATCCCTTCCATACCGCCGGCGACTCCGCATACCACTCCGGCGAGATCGCTTACGTCTTCGGCAGCCAGCACCTGCTGACTGACTTCAAGTGGACGCCCGAAGACCAGGCCCTCAGCAAGCAGATGCAGCAGTACTGGAGCAACTTCGCGAAGACTGGCGACCCCAACGGAGCCGGTCTGCCCACATGGCCGAAGTACAACGCGGCGACAGGCTGGCAGGTGATGCATCTTGGCGCACAGCCGGTCGCAGAGAAGGACGACCACCGCAACCGGGACCTGGTCCTCGATTCCATCTGGGGAAAGTAG
- a CDS encoding RelA/SpoT family protein, with the protein MAPVHPVSPEAATPETDLSAQVSPALEADGVVESSVPPGAGEVFAEPSAVLVSPPSDGPLGTDAFAAAYLSGFSDDEIKTVDRDFQTLLKTVRANRPADDLEVICAAWRFCLQQHAGQKRASGEPYIIHPLEVAQVLAELKMDSTAIAAGLLHDAVEDTDVTSVEIAKRFGDQVAHIVEGVTKLDKIKFANREDHQAENIRKMLLAMVDDIRVVIIKLADRLHNMRTLEHLKPEKQQKIARETLDIYAPLAHRLGMGKLRGELEDLAFRYTDPFAYQQLTVEVDALRGEGESFLHKIVGEVEAKLKEHHIKGRVESRIKRLYSIQQKLESQKIPVDQVYDLLAIRVICNTVGDCYALLGLLHSVWRPVPGRIKDFIAMPRPNLYQSLHTTLIAPGGHQFEVQIRTEEMHRVAEEGIAAHWKYKASDSVTAKDEARLAWVRQLMEWQREMSDPNEFMSTLKIDLYPEEVYTFTPKGKVVVLPKDASPIDFAYTIHTEVGNTTVGAKVNGRIVPLRTKLRNGDIVEITTQAGHAPSRDWLSFTKSSRARNKIKHWINEHQRERAIEIGHKLLEREARKYKVSLNKYGTADYERVATEYGLGTEAELLGGIGFGKYSTRQVLNKLEPGSTMAAEPAPSESAVGNAIGQMSDVVKRVFFGKGSESLQVEGQDDLLVYRARCCNPIRGEEIIGYVTRGKGVAVHARSCPNVQNLLYESDRRIQVEWAAAPETPKDAKAPKPTTYPVRLTVLCEDRAGLLKEFTAIIADDGTNIRSVDSKPTPDGQALVDFVVETVDVRHLNRLVLNLRKVPGVREVHRVQKI; encoded by the coding sequence ATGGCACCTGTCCACCCAGTCTCGCCGGAGGCTGCGACCCCCGAAACTGACCTGTCGGCCCAGGTGAGTCCTGCCCTCGAGGCAGATGGAGTTGTCGAGTCCAGCGTCCCGCCCGGTGCAGGGGAGGTCTTCGCCGAGCCGTCCGCCGTGCTCGTTTCGCCACCTTCGGACGGACCTCTGGGAACCGACGCCTTCGCCGCGGCCTACTTGTCCGGATTCTCCGACGACGAGATCAAGACTGTCGATCGCGACTTCCAGACGCTCCTGAAGACAGTTCGCGCCAATCGTCCTGCGGACGACCTCGAGGTGATCTGTGCGGCGTGGAGGTTCTGCCTCCAGCAACATGCGGGACAGAAGCGCGCCAGCGGAGAGCCATACATCATCCATCCGCTTGAGGTGGCCCAGGTTCTGGCTGAACTCAAGATGGACTCAACGGCGATTGCGGCGGGACTGCTGCATGATGCGGTCGAGGACACAGACGTCACTTCGGTTGAGATCGCGAAGCGCTTCGGCGACCAGGTGGCGCACATCGTCGAGGGCGTTACGAAGCTCGACAAGATCAAGTTTGCGAACCGCGAGGACCACCAGGCGGAGAACATTCGCAAGATGCTGCTGGCCATGGTGGACGACATTCGTGTGGTCATCATCAAGCTGGCCGACCGGCTGCACAACATGCGGACGCTCGAGCACCTGAAGCCCGAGAAGCAGCAGAAGATTGCGCGCGAGACGCTGGACATCTATGCTCCACTGGCGCATCGGCTCGGCATGGGTAAGCTGCGCGGGGAACTCGAGGACCTTGCGTTTCGCTACACCGATCCCTTCGCGTACCAGCAGTTGACCGTGGAAGTGGACGCTCTGCGCGGCGAGGGCGAGAGCTTCCTGCACAAGATCGTCGGCGAGGTAGAGGCGAAGCTCAAAGAGCACCACATCAAAGGCCGGGTGGAGTCGCGCATCAAGCGGCTTTACTCGATCCAGCAGAAGCTCGAGTCGCAGAAAATTCCCGTCGACCAGGTCTACGACCTGCTGGCGATCCGCGTCATCTGCAACACGGTTGGCGATTGCTACGCTCTGCTGGGTCTGCTGCACAGCGTGTGGCGGCCGGTCCCAGGCCGCATCAAGGACTTCATCGCGATGCCGCGGCCGAATCTTTACCAATCGCTGCATACCACGTTGATCGCTCCGGGCGGTCACCAGTTCGAGGTGCAGATCCGCACCGAAGAGATGCATCGCGTCGCGGAAGAGGGAATCGCCGCGCACTGGAAGTACAAGGCTTCGGACTCCGTCACTGCCAAGGATGAAGCACGCCTCGCATGGGTGCGGCAGTTGATGGAGTGGCAGCGAGAGATGTCCGACCCCAACGAGTTCATGTCGACGCTGAAGATCGACCTGTACCCGGAGGAGGTCTACACCTTCACGCCCAAGGGCAAGGTGGTCGTGCTGCCGAAGGACGCGAGTCCGATCGACTTCGCGTACACGATCCACACCGAGGTCGGAAACACGACGGTGGGCGCGAAGGTGAATGGGCGGATCGTTCCTCTGCGGACGAAGCTGCGTAACGGCGACATCGTCGAGATCACGACGCAAGCTGGTCATGCGCCGAGCCGCGACTGGCTCAGCTTCACCAAGAGCAGTCGTGCTCGCAACAAGATCAAGCACTGGATCAACGAGCACCAGCGCGAACGCGCGATCGAGATTGGCCACAAGCTGCTCGAGCGCGAGGCGCGCAAGTATAAGGTGTCGCTGAACAAGTACGGAACTGCGGACTACGAACGCGTGGCGACAGAGTACGGGCTTGGCACGGAAGCGGAGCTGCTGGGCGGCATAGGCTTCGGGAAGTACTCGACGCGGCAGGTGTTGAATAAGCTGGAGCCGGGATCGACGATGGCGGCTGAGCCAGCGCCCTCGGAGTCGGCGGTAGGCAATGCGATCGGGCAGATGTCCGATGTGGTCAAGCGCGTCTTCTTCGGCAAGGGTTCTGAGTCGCTGCAGGTGGAAGGGCAGGACGATCTGCTCGTCTACCGCGCGCGTTGCTGTAACCCTATCCGGGGTGAAGAGATCATCGGCTACGTGACGCGCGGCAAGGGCGTCGCGGTCCACGCAAGAAGCTGTCCCAATGTTCAGAACTTGTTGTATGAATCCGACCGCCGCATCCAGGTGGAGTGGGCCGCTGCCCCCGAAACTCCTAAAGACGCGAAAGCTCCTAAGCCGACGACCTATCCCGTCCGCCTTACCGTTCTTTGCGAAGACCGAGCGGGTCTGCTGAAAGAGTTCACCGCCATCATCGCGGATGACGGGACCAACATCCGATCGGTCGATTCAAAGCCGACTCCAGATGGACAGGCGCTGGTGGACTTCGTGGTCGAGACAGTCGATGTGCGACATCTGAACCGCCTGGTGCTGAACCTTCGCAAGGTGCCGGGTGTGAGAGAAGTGCACCGGGTGCAGAAGATCTAA
- a CDS encoding TonB-dependent receptor: MIGRSRIPAVFLFVASLATSYLGSTLLAPSLLAQNATTSLRGTVKDSTGALVPGATVVLSNKATGQNFSTNSSSNGEFQLSQIPPAKYTITAVAPGFGSQVKFAELLVNQPATINFALSPQATNEIINVSGEAQTLNITDASLGGSANNAEIQALPSETRNVPDLLSMQPGVLYLPTTSDSRSGAVNGGRSDQGNVTLDGVDDNDQVTGTAFKGVLRETQDSVEEFRVTTGNANADAGRSSGAQISLVTKSGTNQFHGALYEYHRPTFTVANDWFHKQAQLNSDEANVPGKLIRNIFGGAIGGPILKDKLFFFGNYEGQRQAENTEVNQTTPFASYQQGSLNYGAGILTPAQVTQLDSGCQVCNTAGYTPGPGPDPNALAYFNLLPAANGSTLGDGLTTGSYSFSSPNPVRLNTTIARIDYNPSSKHRLFVRGNLQKDITGETEQFPGQGPSSVLSDNTKGITAGDTWTISSSIVNDIRYGYIRQGYSNTGVGSGDYVDFRFISSPTAETRTSINSVPVNNIVDNLSWSKGRHNFSVGGNWRLVHQNNSTNSNSFNSGSSNPYWLGGNPPDPATLGLPTYSDENSYLIAFANLVGVIPSVTDVYNYHIDSPTSASLLPEGAFLTRHFKANEFEYYLQDSWRARPNLTFTFGMRHTILQTPYETTGQQVAPTIDTHAWFMQREAAAQKGVIYEPDLQFAPTGPTYGKPGYWPKSKNNIAPRFAVAFSPDPKTSIRAGAGIYYDHYGEGLVNAFDQHGSFGVSSQVTNQAGVNTLQSSPRFTDRRTLPFNNGTAPPTQAFPFTAPLDNFAITTGLDSKIKTPYSESFDLSLQHEFPAGLTFELAYVGRLGRHLLQNLDLAEPTDFNDPAGGGDYFTAGTQLSKLVDANSSNPNASVAPIQFFEDIFPYMAGFDYPGESATQAIYNDEWVPSRANLGATTALADLDFYCYGAFIGAAYPCPAGQQPRFWQDQFASLFALSSMGTSSYHAAQFVLRHPSSHGLQFDLSYTFSKTIDLGSDTEANNFASGNNFGIIFNTWKPKLNKGVADFDTRHLLTGNFVYQLPFGSGRHFLATSGKLANVFIGGWQLSGIARATGALPFSLFEPGYTTNWTYGSYAVVTGHVKMRRHFDQSGDPQFFDDPEGNYPGDPNGINNNVGIGTPVRLPYPGEAGERNKFRGDGYFGIDDGLSKSWGLERYGTLKFAWEVYNVTNTVRFDPASIGDGLTGGNLGVASRLLTKPRVMQFSLRYEF; the protein is encoded by the coding sequence TTGATCGGACGCTCTCGCATACCCGCAGTGTTTCTGTTTGTCGCGTCTCTGGCCACGTCTTACCTGGGCTCGACTTTGCTAGCACCCTCACTCCTGGCACAAAACGCCACCACCTCGCTCCGCGGCACCGTGAAAGACTCCACCGGCGCACTCGTACCCGGAGCCACGGTTGTCCTTTCCAATAAGGCAACCGGGCAGAACTTTTCGACCAATTCGTCGTCAAACGGCGAATTCCAGCTATCCCAGATTCCCCCGGCCAAGTACACCATTACGGCGGTGGCCCCTGGATTCGGCAGCCAAGTCAAGTTCGCGGAGCTGCTGGTAAATCAACCCGCGACGATTAACTTTGCGCTGAGCCCGCAGGCAACGAACGAAATTATCAACGTGAGCGGAGAGGCGCAGACGCTCAACATCACGGACGCGTCACTGGGAGGTTCAGCCAATAACGCAGAGATTCAGGCACTGCCGAGTGAGACAAGAAATGTACCCGATCTGCTCTCGATGCAACCGGGCGTACTTTATCTTCCGACCACAAGCGATAGCCGCAGCGGAGCTGTAAATGGCGGTCGTTCCGACCAGGGCAACGTCACACTCGACGGCGTAGACGATAACGATCAGGTGACCGGGACAGCGTTCAAAGGTGTCCTCCGCGAGACCCAGGACTCCGTCGAAGAGTTTCGTGTCACGACGGGAAACGCGAATGCCGATGCCGGACGCTCCTCCGGGGCGCAGATCAGTCTGGTGACGAAGTCCGGAACCAATCAGTTCCATGGGGCGCTCTATGAGTATCATCGCCCAACCTTCACCGTCGCCAACGACTGGTTCCATAAGCAGGCTCAGCTCAACTCAGACGAGGCGAATGTCCCCGGCAAATTGATTCGGAATATCTTTGGTGGTGCAATCGGCGGCCCCATCCTGAAGGACAAGCTCTTCTTCTTTGGCAACTACGAGGGTCAGCGTCAGGCGGAGAACACGGAAGTCAATCAGACGACACCCTTTGCCTCGTATCAACAAGGCAGCCTGAACTACGGTGCTGGCATCCTGACTCCGGCCCAGGTGACGCAGCTAGACAGTGGCTGCCAGGTCTGCAACACAGCAGGGTACACGCCGGGTCCGGGGCCGGATCCGAATGCACTTGCCTATTTCAACTTGCTTCCGGCGGCAAATGGCTCGACCCTCGGTGATGGACTAACGACGGGATCGTATTCGTTCTCGTCGCCGAACCCAGTTCGCCTCAATACGACCATTGCCAGGATCGACTACAACCCCTCGTCTAAGCACAGGTTGTTTGTTCGCGGCAACCTGCAGAAGGACATCACCGGCGAGACCGAACAGTTCCCTGGGCAAGGCCCCTCGTCGGTACTTTCCGATAATACGAAGGGCATCACGGCAGGGGATACCTGGACCATCTCATCGAGCATCGTGAACGATATCCGCTACGGATACATCCGGCAGGGCTACAGCAATACCGGCGTAGGCTCAGGCGACTACGTCGACTTCCGCTTTATCAGTTCGCCAACGGCGGAGACACGCACCTCCATCAACAGCGTGCCGGTCAATAACATCGTCGATAACCTCAGTTGGAGCAAAGGCCGACATAACTTCTCGGTTGGTGGAAACTGGCGGCTCGTTCACCAAAACAACTCGACCAATAGCAACTCCTTCAACAGTGGGAGCAGCAATCCATACTGGCTGGGCGGCAATCCACCCGACCCCGCGACGCTGGGACTTCCAACCTACTCCGACGAGAACTCCTACCTCATCGCGTTTGCCAACCTCGTAGGCGTGATTCCATCCGTCACGGACGTATACAACTACCACATCGACAGCCCGACCTCCGCGTCGCTCCTGCCTGAAGGAGCCTTCCTCACTCGCCACTTCAAGGCGAATGAGTTCGAGTATTACCTGCAGGATTCCTGGCGCGCACGGCCCAACCTGACTTTCACCTTCGGCATGCGACACACCATCCTGCAAACACCCTACGAGACCACGGGGCAGCAGGTTGCTCCAACCATCGATACGCATGCCTGGTTCATGCAGCGCGAGGCGGCAGCACAAAAGGGAGTGATCTACGAGCCCGACCTGCAGTTTGCTCCCACAGGCCCAACTTACGGAAAGCCGGGCTACTGGCCGAAGTCGAAGAATAATATTGCTCCTCGCTTTGCCGTCGCCTTCTCGCCTGACCCAAAGACTTCCATCCGGGCCGGCGCGGGTATCTACTACGATCACTATGGCGAGGGCCTGGTCAATGCGTTCGATCAGCATGGATCGTTCGGCGTCAGCAGCCAAGTCACGAATCAGGCGGGCGTGAATACGCTTCAGTCCTCGCCACGGTTTACGGATCGCCGGACGCTTCCATTCAACAATGGCACCGCCCCCCCAACTCAGGCCTTTCCATTTACCGCGCCGCTGGACAACTTCGCGATCACCACTGGTCTAGACAGCAAGATTAAGACCCCTTACTCGGAGTCCTTCGATCTTTCGCTCCAGCACGAGTTCCCTGCGGGTTTGACCTTCGAACTCGCCTATGTCGGAAGGCTTGGACGTCACCTGCTACAGAACCTAGATCTGGCGGAGCCTACCGACTTCAACGATCCCGCCGGCGGGGGTGACTACTTCACCGCAGGAACGCAGTTGTCGAAGCTGGTTGACGCGAATTCCTCGAATCCAAATGCGTCCGTCGCTCCAATCCAGTTCTTTGAGGACATCTTTCCCTATATGGCTGGCTTCGACTACCCGGGAGAGAGCGCAACTCAGGCGATCTACAACGACGAGTGGGTTCCGTCCCGTGCGAACCTCGGCGCGACCACGGCCCTTGCAGACCTCGATTTCTACTGCTACGGAGCCTTCATCGGGGCCGCATACCCGTGCCCAGCGGGCCAGCAACCGCGCTTCTGGCAGGATCAATTCGCCTCTCTATTCGCTCTGTCCAGCATGGGAACCAGTTCCTACCATGCTGCCCAGTTCGTTCTCAGACACCCCAGCAGCCATGGTCTTCAATTTGACCTTAGCTACACATTTTCGAAGACGATCGACCTTGGCTCAGACACCGAAGCCAATAACTTCGCCTCCGGTAATAACTTCGGCATCATCTTCAATACCTGGAAGCCGAAGCTCAACAAAGGAGTCGCGGACTTCGATACCCGTCATCTCCTGACCGGAAACTTCGTCTATCAACTGCCGTTTGGCAGCGGACGTCATTTCCTTGCGACCTCCGGGAAGCTGGCAAATGTCTTTATTGGCGGGTGGCAGTTGTCCGGAATCGCTCGAGCGACCGGAGCTCTTCCGTTCTCTCTCTTTGAACCTGGATACACAACCAACTGGACCTACGGCAGCTATGCGGTCGTCACGGGCCACGTAAAGATGCGCAGGCACTTCGACCAGAGCGGTGATCCGCAATTCTTCGATGATCCCGAGGGCAACTATCCTGGAGATCCCAACGGTATCAACAACAATGTGGGTATCGGTACGCCGGTTCGCTTGCCCTATCCAGGTGAGGCGGGAGAACGTAACAAATTCCGTGGCGATGGATACTTTGGAATCGATGACGGACTTTCAAAGAGCTGGGGCCTGGAGCGTTACGGAACGTTGAAGTTCGCCTGGGAGGTCTACAACGTGACCAACACGGTGCGCTTCGATCCCGCTTCGATCGGAGACGGTCTCACCGGCGGCAACCTGGGCGTCGCAAGCAGGCTTCTCACGAAACCACGCGTTATGCAGTTTTCCCTCCGTTATGAGTTCTAA